In Acidimicrobiales bacterium, the genomic stretch GCGCACCGGCCGGCCCGCCGAGCGCACCGACGACGCCGCGTTCGTCGACCTCGGCTCGCCCATCGGCCTCGACAACACGGTCGTGCTGCTGCGGCCGCCGCCGGCCGTCGACCTCGACGCCGTCGTGGACCACGCCCGCTCGTTCTTCCCCGAGGAGCGGCGCTGGGCGCTCGTCAGCGCGTACCCGCTGCCGCCGCCCGAGCGCTACGGCCTCGGCCTCGTCGGCCACCCGCCGATGATGGTGCGGGCGCCCGCGCCCCTCCCCTCCCCGCCGCCCGGGCTCGACGTCGTGCCGGTGGCGACCACCGACCAGGTGCGGGACATGGAGCGGGTGCTCACCGGCGGCTTCGGCATCCCCATCGAGGGGCCGGTGCTCGGCGACGACCTGCACGAGGTGGCCCAGCTGTTCGTCGGCTACGTGGACGGCGAGCCCGTGTCGTGCGCCGGGTCGTGGGCGGCCCACGCCGTGGCCGAGGTGAACTGGGTGGCCACCCTGCCCGACGCCAGGGGCCGGGGGTACGGGGCGGCGCTGACGGCGGCGTCGGTGGCCGCCTGGCCGTCGCTGCCGGCCGTGCTGCTGTCGAGCGACGACGGCCGGCCCGTCTACGAGCGCCTCGGGTTCGTCGCCGTCCTGCGGTTCACGATGTGGCACCACACCCCGCCGGGGCAGGCGCCGTCGATCTAGGGGGCGACGGGGACGGCCAGGCCATCGACGGCCTCGGCGCCGTCCACGGCGAGCAGGGACGACGGCGGGGTGCGCACCTTCATCCGCCGGCTTCCGCCGCCGATGATCACCGACGGCCGGCTCAGCACGAGCCCGTCGACCCAGAGCGGGATGCCGCGGGGCAGGCCGAACGGGGTCACCCCGCCGATGCGCATGCCGGTGACGGCGACGGTCGCCTCCGGACCGGCGAAGGACGCCTTGCGCACGCCGAGGCGCCGGCGCACGGTGTGGTTGACGTCGAGGCGGGTGGTGGCCAGCACCACGCAGGCGACGTGCACGTCGGGCTCGCCGGTGCGCCGGCCGACGACGAGGATCGTGTTGGCCGAGTCCTCCGGCGCCACGCCGTAGGCCTCGCAGAAGGCGGCGGTGTCGGCGAGGTCCGGGTCGCACGGGAGCACCTCGTAGGGCACGCCGGCCCGCTCGAGGTGGGCGACGACGGCCGCCTCGACGTCCTCGTCCGGCTCCAGGGCGGTCATCCCGGCGACGCTAGCGACCTTCAGGGGCGCTTCAGCGGCCCGTCCGTAGCGTCGGCGGCATGCGCACGCTCCCCGCCACGATCGCCGTCGCCCTCGCCCTCGCCGCCGCCTGCGGGGGCGACGACGCCCCGTCGGCCTCGCCGGCCCCGTCTTCCACGTCCACGTCGACGCCCACGTCGACGTCGCTCGTGTTCAATCCCGCCCGCTTCGACGGCGGGCCGGTCGACAACCCCTGGCTCCCGCTCGAGCCGCGCACGACGACCACGTACGAGGCCCGCACGGAGGACGGCCTCCAGCGGACGGTGGTCACCGTCACCGGGGACACGAGGGAGATCGCCGGCGTGCCGGCCGTGGTCGTGCGGGACACGGTGACGGTCGACGGCGAGGTCATCGAGGACACCTTCGACTGGTTGGCCCAGGACGCCGACGGCAACGTCTGGTACCTCGGCGAGGACACGAAGGAGTACGAGGACGGGGAGGTCGTGTCGACCGAGGGCAGCTGGGAGGCCGGCGTGGACGGCGCCGAGCCCGGGATCCTCATGGAGGCCGATCCGCAGCCCGGCGACGCCTACCGCCAGGAGCACTACGAGGGCCACGCCGAGGACGAGGCCAGGGTGGTGGCGCTCGGCGAGTCGGCCACCGTCCCGTTCGGCTCCTGGGACGACCTGCTCGTCACCGAGGACACCACCCCGCTCGAGCCCGACGTCGTCGAGCGCAAGTACTACGCCAGGGGCATCGGGGTCGTGCTCGAGGTCGACCTGACGAGCGGCGAGCGCGAGGAGCTGGTCTCGGTCGAGCGGGGGTAGCCGCTCACCCGTGCAGGAGGACGCCGAGGACGAGGGCGGCGACGGAGGCGACGCCGCCCACCCCGCCCCACGCCGCCACGGCCGCCCTCGACCGGGCCCGCGAGTGGAGCGCGGCGGCCACGCCGGCGACGAGCACGACGAGCAGCTTGACGAAGAGGGTCACCTGGTACGCCGTCGAGGTGTCGCCCACCTGCACGTCGACCACGTTCCACACGCCCGTCAGCACGAGCACGGCGAACGCCGGCCAGGCGAGGGCGGCGAAGCGCCGGGCGGCCACGCCGGGCACGCCCTCCCCGGCCCGGCGCAGGGCGGGCACGAGGGCGGCGACGGCGAGCTGCCCGCCGACCCAGACGGCGGCGGCCAGCACGTGGAGCGAGAGGCGGAGGGTGTCGGTGGTGAACGGCAGCATGGCGGGTCGGGCGGGACGCCCGGCCCGACCGGACCGCCGCCCCGCGCCGTGACGATGCCACCGCGGCGCCCGGCCCCGCCAACCGGGTGTGGCGCCCCGCCGTCAGGCGCCCAGCGCCGACCGCACCTGGCGGGCGATCTCCAGGTCCTCCCTGGACTCGACGACCAGGACGCCCACCTCGGCGCCGGGCGCGGTGACGTCGGCGTCCGGGCGGCAGGCGGCGTTGGCGGCCTCGTCGACGGCGACGCCGAGGAAGGCCAGGCGCGCCGCCGCGCCGGCCCGGACCTCGGGCGAGTGCTCGCCCACCCCGCCGGTGAACACGAGCGCGTCGAGGCGGCCGAGGGCGGCGACCATCCCGGCCGCCTCCCTGGCCAGGCGGTGCACGTAGACGTCGAGGGCGTCCCGGTGGCCGCCGGCGAGCACGTCGCGCACGTCGCCCGACCCGGCGAGGCCGGCCAGGCCGGAGCGGTGCTCCAGGCCGTCGGCCACCTCGTCCAGCGAGAGCCGGCCGTCGAGCAGCCACAGCACCAGCCCGGGGTCGACGGTCCCCGACCGGGTCGCCATCACCAGGCCCTCGAGCGGGGTGAACCCCATCGTCGTGTCCACCGAGCGCCCGCCGAGCACGGCGCAGAGCGACGCCCCGGCCCCGAGGTGGCACGTGACGAGGGCCAGGTCCTCCAGCGGCCGGCCGAGCATGGCCGCCGCCCGGCCGGCCGCCCAGGCGTGGGACAGGCCGTGGAACCCGTAGCGGCGGAGCCCCCAGCGCTCCCGCCACGCCGACGGCAGGGCGTAGGTGGCCGCGGGCGCCGGCAGCCCGGCGTGGAAGGCCGTGTCGAAGCAGGCGACGGCGGGGACGCCGGGCAGGAGGTCGGCGACGGCCCGCAGCCCGGCCACGGCCGCCGGCTGGTGGAGCGGGGCGAGGTCGGCGAGCGCCTCGATCCGGGCCAGCACGTCGCCCTCGACGACCACCGGCCCGGTGAACGACGGCCCGCCGTGGACCACCCGGTGCCCGGTGGCGTCGGGCCGCCCCCAGCGCCGGACGGCGTCGGCCACCGCCCCGACATCGCCCCGGCCCCACCGCTCGACCTCGGCCCGGCCGAGCACCTGATCGCCCTCGCCCACCATCGCCAGCTTCAGGCTGCTCGACCCGGCGTTGACGACGAGGACCCGGCTCAGAGCGGCCACGTCCAGTCCCGCACCTCGGGGACGTCCTCGCCGTGCTCGCGGGTGTGGGCCCTGGCCGTCAGCCGCCGGTCGACCATCTCCTGGCGCACGCTCGCCGCCCGCGTCCCGAGGCCCGGCACCCGGTCGATCACGTCCATGACCAGGTGGAAGCGGTCGAGGTCGTTGAGCATGACCATGTCGAACGGCGTGGTGGTGGTGCCCTCCTCCTTGTAGCCGCGCACGTGGAGGTTGCCGTGGTTGGTCCGCCGGTAGGTGAGCCGGTGGATCAGCCACGGGTAGCCGTGGTAGGCGAAGATCACCGGCTGGTCGGGGGTGAACAGCGCGTCGAACTCGCGGTCGGGCAGCCCGTGGGGGTGCTCGGCCTCGGGCTGGAGGCGCATCAGGTCGACGACGTTGACCACCCGCACCCGCACGTCGGGCAGGCGCTCGCGGAGGATGGCGACGGCCGCCAGCGTCTCGAGCGTCGGCACGTCGCCGGCGCACGCCATCACGACGTCGGGCTCCCCGCCGTCCTCGTTGCCGGCCCAGTCCCAGATGCCGATGCCCCGAGCGCAGTGCAGGTCGGCCTGGTCCATCGGCAGCCAGTCGGGGGTGGGCTGCTTCCCGGCCACGACGACGTTGACGTGGTCCCGGCTGGCCAGGCAGTGGCGCAGGGTCGACAGCAGCGTGTTGGCGTCGGGCGGGAGGTAGACGCGCACGACCTCGGCCCGCTTGTTGACGACGTGGTCGATGAAGCCCGGGTCCTGGTGGGAGAAGCCGTTGTGGTCCTGGCGCCAGACGTGGGAGGTGAGCAGGTAGTTGAGCGAGGCGATCGACCGCCGCCACTCCAGCCCGGCCGACACCTTCAGCCACTTGGCGTGCTGGTTGAACATCGAGTCGACGATGTGGGTGAACGCCTCGTAGCACGAGAACAGGCCGTGCCGGCCGGTGAGCAGGTAGCCCTCCAGCCAGCCCTGGCACGTGTGCTCGGAGAGGATCTCCATGACCCGGCCGTCGGTGGCCAGGTGCTCGTCGACCGGGAGGACCTCCTCCTGCCAGGCCTTGGCGGTGACGTCGTAGACGGCGCCCAGCCGGTTCGACTCGGTCTCGTCCGGGCCGAACACACGCACGTTCCGGTGGGCTGCGTTCAGCACGAAAGCGTCGCGGAGCCAACGCCCGGCGACCCTCGTCGGCTCCGACTGCCCCTTGCCGGGCTGGTCGACGGGCACGGCGTGCTCGTGCAGCGGGGGCAGGTCGAGGGGCCGCAGCCGGCGGCCGCCGTTCGCGTGCGCGGTGGCGCCCATGCGCCGGTCGCCGGCCGGCACCAGCCCGTCGAGGTCGGCGGCCGGGCGGCCGTCCTCGTCGAACAGCTCGTCGGGGCGGTAGCTGCGCAGCCAGTCCTCGAGGACGCGGCGGTGGCCGGCGTCCGTCCTCGCCCCGCCCACCGGCACCTGGTGGGACCGCCACGTCCCCTCGACCAGCACCCCGTCGACCTCGTGCGGGCCGGTCCACCCCTTCGGCGTCCGCAGGACGATGGCCGGCCAGGGCCGCCGCCGGCCCCGGGCGCCGCCGCCCGAGCGGGCCTCGTCCTGGATGGACCGGATGTCGTCGACGGCCGCGTCGACCGCCGCGGCCAGCGGCTCGTGGACCTCGGGCGGGTCGTCGGCGGTGACGAACAGCGGCCGGTGGCCCCACCCCTCGAACAGCTTGCGGAGGTCGTCCTCGGGGATGCGGGCGAGCACGGTGGGGTTGGCGATCTTCCAGCCGTTCAGGTGCAGGATCGGCAGGACGGCGCCGTCGCCGGCCGGGTCGAGGAACGACGTCGAGTGCCAGCTGGTGGCGAGCGGGCCGGTCTCGGCCTCGCCGTCGCCGACCACGCAGGCGACGATCAGGCCGGGGTTGTCGAGCGCCGCCCCGTAAGCGTGCGACAGCGAGTAGCCGAGCTCGCCGCCCTCGTGGATCGACCCGGGGGTCTCGGGCGCGGCGTGGCTCGGGACGCCGCCCGGGTACGAGAACTGCCGGAACAGGCGGGCCATGCCCTCGGCGTCCCGGGAGACGGCCGGGTAGATCTCGCTGTAGCTGCCCTCCAGCCAGGTGCTAGCGACCATGGCCGGCCCGCCGTGCCCCGGGCCGCACACGAACAGCACCTCGAGGTCCCTGGCGACGATGGCCCGGTTGAGGTGGGCCCACAGCAGGTTGAGGCCCGGGGTGGTGCCCCAGTGGCCGAGGAGCCGGGGCTTGACGTGCTCGGCCAGCAGCGGCTCGCGGAGCAGCGGGTTGTCGAGCAGGTAGATCTGCCCGACGGCGAGGTAGTTGGCCGCCCGCCACCAGCGGTCGACGAGGGCGAGGTCCGGGGTCGGCGGCATCGCCCGGTCCTACCGCACGGCGCCGGACGGAACCGTGCCGGGCACCGCCGGACCGGCGGGGGCGGCGAGCGCGCCGGCCCGACGGCCGGCGCCGGCGCCAGCGGACCGTGGGGACTGGCGGCGCGACGAGCCGGCATCGCTGCGGTCCGCCCGGCCGGCCCGGCGGCCGGCCGCCGTCGTCAGCGGACCGGGGGGACCGGCGGCCGGCGCCGACGGCGGCGCATGGCGACGTGCGCGCCGACCCGCCAGGCGGCCAGGCCGGCGACCGTCCACCGCCGGCGCAGGCGGGCGACGTCGAGCAGGTACATGGCCCGCGCCACCTCCATGTGCGACCAGACGAGCGGCGTGTTGCCGAGCGCCTCGCCGGTCGCGGGGTCGACCTCCTCGGGCATGAGCTCGGGCAGCGCCGCGCACAGCCGGTCGGCCCGCTCGGCCGCCTCGTCCACCCGCCCGACGGCGGCCAGCGCCGACACGGCCCACCACGACACGGGCACGAACGCGCCCTCGACGCCGCCGAACCCGTC encodes the following:
- a CDS encoding acetate/propionate family kinase, with the protein product MAALSRVLVVNAGSSSLKLAMVGEGDQVLGRAEVERWGRGDVGAVADAVRRWGRPDATGHRVVHGGPSFTGPVVVEGDVLARIEALADLAPLHQPAAVAGLRAVADLLPGVPAVACFDTAFHAGLPAPAATYALPSAWRERWGLRRYGFHGLSHAWAAGRAAAMLGRPLEDLALVTCHLGAGASLCAVLGGRSVDTTMGFTPLEGLVMATRSGTVDPGLVLWLLDGRLSLDEVADGLEHRSGLAGLAGSGDVRDVLAGGHRDALDVYVHRLAREAAGMVAALGRLDALVFTGGVGEHSPEVRAGAAARLAFLGVAVDEAANAACRPDADVTAPGAEVGVLVVESREDLEIARQVRSALGA
- a CDS encoding YbaK/EbsC family protein, which encodes MTALEPDEDVEAAVVAHLERAGVPYEVLPCDPDLADTAAFCEAYGVAPEDSANTILVVGRRTGEPDVHVACVVLATTRLDVNHTVRRRLGVRKASFAGPEATVAVTGMRIGGVTPFGLPRGIPLWVDGLVLSRPSVIIGGGSRRMKVRTPPSSLLAVDGAEAVDGLAVPVAP
- a CDS encoding GNAT family N-acetyltransferase — translated: AVLVTGWEPEVPVGDSLVRRFLHAMADRGDARAERTGRPAERTDDAAFVDLGSPIGLDNTVVLLRPPPAVDLDAVVDHARSFFPEERRWALVSAYPLPPPERYGLGLVGHPPMMVRAPAPLPSPPPGLDVVPVATTDQVRDMERVLTGGFGIPIEGPVLGDDLHEVAQLFVGYVDGEPVSCAGSWAAHAVAEVNWVATLPDARGRGYGAALTAASVAAWPSLPAVLLSSDDGRPVYERLGFVAVLRFTMWHHTPPGQAPSI
- a CDS encoding CopD family protein, encoding MLPFTTDTLRLSLHVLAAAVWVGGQLAVAALVPALRRAGEGVPGVAARRFAALAWPAFAVLVLTGVWNVVDVQVGDTSTAYQVTLFVKLLVVLVAGVAAALHSRARSRAAVAAWGGVGGVASVAALVLGVLLHG
- a CDS encoding phosphoketolase family protein, with translation MPPTPDLALVDRWWRAANYLAVGQIYLLDNPLLREPLLAEHVKPRLLGHWGTTPGLNLLWAHLNRAIVARDLEVLFVCGPGHGGPAMVASTWLEGSYSEIYPAVSRDAEGMARLFRQFSYPGGVPSHAAPETPGSIHEGGELGYSLSHAYGAALDNPGLIVACVVGDGEAETGPLATSWHSTSFLDPAGDGAVLPILHLNGWKIANPTVLARIPEDDLRKLFEGWGHRPLFVTADDPPEVHEPLAAAVDAAVDDIRSIQDEARSGGGARGRRRPWPAIVLRTPKGWTGPHEVDGVLVEGTWRSHQVPVGGARTDAGHRRVLEDWLRSYRPDELFDEDGRPAADLDGLVPAGDRRMGATAHANGGRRLRPLDLPPLHEHAVPVDQPGKGQSEPTRVAGRWLRDAFVLNAAHRNVRVFGPDETESNRLGAVYDVTAKAWQEEVLPVDEHLATDGRVMEILSEHTCQGWLEGYLLTGRHGLFSCYEAFTHIVDSMFNQHAKWLKVSAGLEWRRSIASLNYLLTSHVWRQDHNGFSHQDPGFIDHVVNKRAEVVRVYLPPDANTLLSTLRHCLASRDHVNVVVAGKQPTPDWLPMDQADLHCARGIGIWDWAGNEDGGEPDVVMACAGDVPTLETLAAVAILRERLPDVRVRVVNVVDLMRLQPEAEHPHGLPDREFDALFTPDQPVIFAYHGYPWLIHRLTYRRTNHGNLHVRGYKEEGTTTTPFDMVMLNDLDRFHLVMDVIDRVPGLGTRAASVRQEMVDRRLTARAHTREHGEDVPEVRDWTWPL